Within the Salvia hispanica cultivar TCC Black 2014 chromosome 4, UniMelb_Shisp_WGS_1.0, whole genome shotgun sequence genome, the region GTTTTCATTGCTCGAGCGCATTTCGCCGAATCTACACCATATCAACAGATTGGTTGGTGTAACTGATCGGGCCTGCATAGATAATCTACGCATGGATAGGAACACATTCGGCCGACTATGTCGTTTATTGAAGGATGTCAGTGGTCTTGTGGACAAGAAGTGGGTCACCGTTGAAGAAATGGTAGCAATGTTCTTGGGTATACTAGCTCACCACAATAAAACTCGTGTGGTTGGTTTCCATTTCATTCGCTCATCGCAAACCGTTTCTCGTTACCTGCACGTTGTCTTATATGGAGTGCTAAAGCTTCATGAGATTTTGCTAGTGAAACCTGAACCTGTTGATGAAAATTGCACCGACGCAAGGTGGAAGTGGTTTAAGGTTTGGTTATTTGTGTCAATTAATAGTTGGTTGAATCTTATATGCTTATCTCCAACTGAACTAATCCATCTCAATTTTTGTTACTCCTTCAATAGGGTTGTCTAGGAGCATTGGACGGGACATACATCAACGTTCGTGTTCCTGCCACAGATCTTCCCAGATATCGCAATAGGAAAGGACAAATATCCACCAACACATTGGCTGTATGCGACCGCCGTCTAAGATTTGTCTATGTGTTACCTGGGTGGGAGGGATCTGCCGGGGACTCGAGGATATTGCGAGACGCACTCAGTAGACCACTTGGCTTCAAAGTACCAAGaggtattatataatttatggtAATTTTTGGGTCAGTAGTTCCACTCTTGTTTTGTATGTTCCTACAGCTTAGTATTGTCTTACGCAGGACAATACTATTTGTGCGACAACGGGTATGCGAATAGTGAAGGCTTTATCACTCCATACAAAGGAGTTAGATACCATTTGAAAGAATGGGGACCCTCTTGTGAAGCCCCTCAGACACCGGCAGAATTGTTCAACATGCGTCATACCAAGGCTCGGAACATCATAGAGCGAGCCTTTGCTGTGATGAAAATGCGCTGGGGGATTCTTCGCAGTGCAAGCTTTTATCCTATAGATGTGCAAACAGATCTTATCAATGCTTGTTTTTTGATCCACAATTTCATTCGCAGTCAAATGGAGATTGATCCTCTCGAAGTGCAAATGGATAGCCAAGGGGATGATGGCAGTCGATCTGATCCTGATGATGATCGAGTGGATTTCATACAGAGCATCGAACCTACCACCGCATGGGCTAAGAAGAGAGACGATTTAGCAGCTGAAATGTGGCTTGATTTCAGTTCATAATTTGTTGATGAAACTGTACTACTTCAGAActcgttttcattttttattttaggattttCGATATTATTCCTGATGGTACTTTGAAAtagacataattttatatgaacTAGTTAATTTTATGGAAGCTACTGATCCATTATAAATTGCTatcaattctaatttttttggtcATTTACCATTTTCATTAGTTTCGATCTGTTTTGCCTTAACGGCTACTGATTAGCAATTACATCACTCTCAGGTCTAAATTGTGTCGAAGATGACCATCACACAAGTTTAAAACAAGGCCTCcatatattgaaaatgagTCTTATGCTAGTAAGACTCGGCCTAATAGAACATTGAGCAAAGGTTCCAAGCGCCAATAGATTAGGATACAAAGTAAgtagatatatataatgaCGATACATGAGTTCATTCTAGTGATCGAAATGGACATAGAAGTGGATTTCTTTGACATCTACAAGCTGAAAAGTGCATTGAACTCCTGGAACTAGCCGATTGTCATTTTTGAAACGTCCCCAACCTTTCTTCACCCAAATCTTTCGCTCAGTGTGCGCAAGCTCAAGCAACCATGTTCCTCCAGTTTCAGCAGTGAAGTATATGGGTTCGTCCAGTGCCGATGCTCGTATATGTTTCCTCCAGAAATCGACAGAGATCTCCTGCATGGATGAAGACAAACTGTATCAACTTGTGTTCTACAAATGATAACAAACATAGAACATTAAATACTTTGGCATCAAACATACCAAGCTCTTCTTGATGCTTGACTTAGTGAGGACAACAACGAAAGTTGGATGGTCGTACTCGGCTAAGGCCAACGCGCTCATGGACTTTGAGCACCCTGTGCTTATTTCAGGTTCAGTATCTGATGGCTCGTCGTCTTCAGATGTGTCAATATCCGGCGAGTGTGGCGCATCGTATTCATCCTCGCTATCTGGTACTAAAACACGATTAATGCAAAGACTTAGCTAATACAATTTAGTTGCAAGATCAACAATTAAGAAGCAGTTTGAATATTCTATCACACCTTCAATGTCACGCCTTGGAGGACATCCACTTCTTGCCAAATAGCGTTTGACATCAAATATTCCATCACTTACAAGAGTGAATGCTAATGTGTCACCGTCTCTTAAGTTATTATCACGGACGAAATCGGACCACCCCGTTCGAAAATGACATCCACTAGCAATGTTCAAAAGAACGACTTCCCAAGAGCGTTTGTTAGGTAGCACCAAACGACAACGGAAGGGGAGAGAGTTTCCATTCTCAGCGACAAATTCGGGAGGTATACGCTatatgataaaatgcaaaatttcaCTAATAAAAGGCAAAATTTCactaataaaatgcaaaatttcaCTGAACTTTATTAGAAGATctataaaattgcaattcataaataaatgagGGAAAGATTATTTCTGTTGCTgaaatgaagtatattttgttGTCGGCACTCAGATTATCTCGATTGAATTGTGGATTAAAAGTAGAAGGTAAACAATTCAAATGCAAATAAATACTCACAATGTTGTCG harbors:
- the LOC125220599 gene encoding B3 domain-containing protein Os03g0212300-like, with the protein product MAQPLQLDPNGIVDDAYPEKPSFLKRFNKEKNIDNIRIPPEFVAENGNSLPFRCRLVLPNKRSWEVVLLNIASGCHFRTGWSDFVRDNNLRDGDTLAFTLVSDGIFDVKRYLARSGCPPRRDIEVPDSEDEYDAPHSPDIDTSEDDEPSDTEPEISTGCSKSMSALALAEYDHPTFVVVLTKSSIKKSLEISVDFWRKHIRASALDEPIYFTAETGGTWLLELAHTERKIWVKKGWGRFKNDNRLVPGVQCTFQLVDVKEIHFYVHFDH